From the Candidatus Binatia bacterium genome, one window contains:
- the uvrA gene encoding excinuclease ABC subunit UvrA has product MADSFIRVVGAFQNNLQHIDIDIPVNALTVITGPSGSGKSSLAFDVLYAEGQRRYVETFSAYTRQFLERMDKPCAERVEGILPAIAITQGNTVKTTRSTVGTMTELHDHLKLFWAKLAVPYCPECGVSMQPITADEVVAEILKNPDGTRFLVGFETPLAPDLPWEEARAGLQASGFHRVLVNDAVRLLEEVEEPVASSLFVIVDRLSLPLRDNSRLADSVEQAFRWGRGRMCVAYLENSLRVVRYSSERECPQCQRKVREPVPNLFSFNSPLGACEQCRGFGRIIDVDLDLVIPNDSLSIEEGAIKPWTTKSTEWERSELEAFCVRRKIPLHRPWRELTPEQRNLVIEGDDQFFGVKGWFRWLEGRTYKMHVRVFLSRYRSYRLCPACRGGRLKPEATWYRIAGRTLVDVQRMSVDEAHGFFGSLEFSGSGDEVARMVLREIQQRLRYLREVGLGYLTLDRPSRTLSGGELARVDLTTAVGSSLVNTLYILDEPSVGLHPRDSRRLVQILKELVAKENTVVVVEHDPEIIRSADHVIDLGPGAGRQGGRVVYTGPVAGLLRSQRSSTGAFLAGRRSIPIPPKRRKILPDLSLTVRGAREHNLKNITVRIPLARFVCVTGVSGSGKSTLVEDILYRALMRHLGKSGERPGAHDGIDGVERIRAVVLVDQAPVGTTPRSVVASYVGAFESFRNLFAATPLAALRGYDARAFALSTGVGACRTCKGEGFEKVEMQFLSDVYLPCSECGGKRFVPEVLEIQYRGKNISEVLQLTAAEALQFFADEPTVQARLQPLCDVGLDYLPLGQPLNTLSGGEAQRLKLAAALSQRSAPHTLYILDEPTIGLHLGDVDRLLAALQRLVDAGHSLLVVEHNMEVVKCADWVIDLGPAGGEAGGYVLAEGTPEDVARTEGSPTAPFLRQALQGLSSAVAEAPSSYALVRKESAAVPQRRGQICVVGAREHNLKNIHLELPRDQWIVITGLSGSGKSTLAFDILYAEGQHRYVDSLSTYARQFVGVLPRPNVDLVTGIPPTVAIEQRLSRGGKWSTVATMTEVYHYLRLLYAKLGVQHCVQCERPLSTLSRSQIESRVRQWLRSGPLTLLAPVVRGRKGSYRALFTKAHRAGFSRYRVDGQWIDFRQVQPLERFKDHDIDIVIAELAGNAVRQVHDAVETALRYGAGTLIAVRDGAEHVLSEHLYCSECGLGYEPLDPRMFSFNSKRGACPKCFGAGSLVDFDLEHALPSATAVGVALKNLFQETDEALWRACQRWGQKHREIWRAPAGQLTRAQWREIMGEGDGSLLAVLRTFAVAKGEESDVLAGLLRERPCSECGGSRLHARARAVRWHGQAIWEWTALSVSAARSALARIPVGAREQQIASAALKEIFPRLEFLAAVGLGYLTLDRSADTLSGGEAQRIRLAAQLGSNLRGVCYILDEPTIGLHPADNDRLLGALRQLRDRGNTVIVVEHDEATIEAADLVVDLGPGAGTHGGEVVAVAPPTQLRRIPQSLTGRFLGMSRRRIGPVRDVSALPRIQVRGASEHNLRNIDVDIPVGAWTCVTGVSGSGKSTLVRDVLYRGLRRQLGLVAAPPGRYRKIVCEGITRVVEVDQTPIGRTPRSIPASYVGVFDAIRKLFAGTPDARVRGYTASRFSFNVPGGRCEQCGGQGRIRMQMAFLPDVFVTCDGCGGQRYNEETLAVRYHGKTIADVLAMTIEDAAQFFAAVPGISSTLALMRDLGLGYLTLGQGSNTVSGGEAQRLKLAYELAKSSVAPTLYVLDEPTTGLHFADIERLIELLHRLVDRGHTVVTIEHNLDIVKEADWIIDLGPGGGDAGGEVVAMGTIAEVLDVERSATARYLRNLLANEQAPVARVASE; this is encoded by the coding sequence ATGGCGGACTCCTTCATTCGCGTTGTCGGTGCGTTTCAAAACAACCTGCAACACATCGACATCGACATACCTGTGAACGCCCTGACGGTGATTACCGGGCCGTCGGGTTCTGGCAAATCGTCGCTTGCTTTCGATGTGCTTTACGCGGAAGGCCAGCGCCGCTACGTGGAGACCTTTTCCGCCTACACGCGGCAGTTCTTGGAGCGCATGGACAAGCCCTGCGCCGAGCGCGTGGAAGGGATTTTGCCGGCAATCGCCATCACCCAAGGCAACACGGTCAAAACCACCCGCTCCACGGTAGGGACCATGACCGAGTTGCACGATCACCTGAAACTCTTCTGGGCTAAGCTAGCGGTACCCTATTGCCCCGAGTGCGGGGTCTCGATGCAACCGATCACGGCTGACGAGGTGGTGGCCGAAATTTTGAAGAACCCCGATGGCACACGGTTCCTGGTTGGGTTCGAAACTCCCCTGGCACCCGATTTACCTTGGGAGGAAGCCAGGGCTGGCCTGCAAGCCTCGGGCTTTCATCGGGTGCTGGTAAACGATGCCGTGCGTTTGCTCGAAGAGGTAGAGGAGCCAGTGGCTTCTTCACTTTTTGTCATCGTAGACCGCTTGAGCCTGCCTCTGCGCGACAATTCGCGACTGGCGGATTCGGTGGAGCAGGCGTTTCGCTGGGGCAGGGGGCGCATGTGCGTGGCGTACCTGGAAAATTCGCTCCGCGTGGTTCGCTATTCGAGTGAACGGGAGTGCCCGCAATGTCAGCGGAAAGTTCGGGAACCGGTGCCCAATTTGTTTTCGTTCAATAGCCCGTTGGGTGCTTGCGAACAGTGCCGCGGGTTTGGGCGGATTATCGATGTCGACTTGGACTTGGTCATTCCGAACGACAGCCTGTCGATCGAGGAGGGGGCGATTAAGCCGTGGACGACCAAGTCGACCGAATGGGAGCGCAGCGAGTTGGAAGCCTTTTGTGTGCGGCGCAAGATTCCCTTGCACCGACCGTGGCGAGAGCTCACCCCCGAGCAGCGCAACTTAGTCATCGAAGGTGACGACCAATTCTTCGGCGTCAAAGGCTGGTTCCGTTGGCTCGAGGGACGCACCTACAAGATGCACGTGCGTGTGTTCCTGTCGCGCTACCGCAGTTATCGGTTGTGTCCAGCGTGTCGCGGCGGTCGACTGAAGCCTGAGGCAACGTGGTATCGCATCGCCGGACGAACCCTCGTGGATGTGCAACGGATGAGCGTAGACGAGGCGCACGGGTTCTTCGGCTCATTGGAGTTCTCCGGTTCGGGCGACGAAGTGGCGCGGATGGTTCTCCGCGAAATCCAACAGCGGCTGCGTTATCTCCGCGAGGTCGGATTGGGCTATCTGACCTTGGATCGGCCGTCGCGCACGCTCTCAGGCGGGGAGCTCGCGCGGGTGGACTTGACCACCGCTGTCGGCTCCTCGCTGGTGAACACCTTGTACATCCTTGACGAACCCTCGGTAGGACTGCATCCGCGCGACAGCCGCCGACTGGTGCAGATTCTGAAGGAGCTGGTGGCCAAGGAGAATACCGTAGTCGTGGTGGAGCACGACCCGGAGATTATCCGGTCGGCCGACCACGTGATCGACTTGGGGCCGGGTGCAGGCCGGCAGGGCGGACGCGTTGTGTACACGGGCCCGGTGGCAGGATTGCTGCGCTCGCAGCGCTCGAGCACGGGCGCCTTTCTGGCTGGTCGGCGTTCGATTCCGATTCCCCCCAAACGCCGGAAGATCTTGCCGGATTTGTCGCTCACCGTGCGCGGGGCTCGAGAGCACAATTTGAAGAACATCACCGTGCGGATTCCCCTTGCACGCTTCGTGTGTGTCACAGGGGTGTCCGGTTCGGGAAAGTCGACCTTGGTTGAGGACATCTTGTATCGCGCCTTGATGCGGCACTTGGGGAAGTCAGGAGAGCGCCCGGGTGCGCACGATGGCATCGATGGCGTCGAGCGGATTCGGGCGGTGGTGTTGGTGGATCAAGCGCCGGTGGGGACGACCCCGCGATCCGTGGTGGCCTCGTACGTGGGGGCCTTCGAAAGCTTTCGGAATCTCTTTGCCGCAACGCCGTTGGCCGCTTTACGCGGTTACGATGCCAGGGCGTTTGCTTTGAGTACCGGCGTCGGTGCATGCCGCACTTGCAAAGGGGAGGGATTCGAGAAGGTCGAGATGCAGTTCCTGTCCGACGTCTACCTGCCGTGCAGCGAGTGCGGTGGCAAGCGCTTCGTCCCGGAAGTGCTTGAGATCCAATATCGTGGCAAGAACATCTCTGAGGTCTTACAGCTCACCGCTGCCGAGGCGCTGCAGTTCTTTGCCGACGAGCCCACCGTGCAAGCGCGGTTGCAACCATTGTGCGATGTCGGTCTCGATTATCTGCCCTTAGGGCAGCCGTTGAACACGCTCTCCGGAGGAGAGGCGCAGCGCCTGAAGTTGGCCGCCGCCCTTAGTCAACGGAGTGCTCCGCACACGCTGTACATCCTCGATGAACCGACGATCGGATTGCACTTGGGCGACGTGGACCGGCTGTTGGCAGCGCTGCAGCGCTTGGTGGATGCGGGTCATTCGTTGCTGGTCGTGGAACACAACATGGAGGTCGTGAAGTGTGCTGACTGGGTGATCGACCTCGGGCCCGCGGGGGGCGAAGCGGGCGGTTACGTGCTTGCGGAAGGTACGCCAGAAGACGTTGCTCGGACCGAGGGTTCACCGACTGCACCTTTTTTGCGGCAGGCGCTGCAAGGGTTATCCTCCGCGGTTGCGGAGGCACCTTCTTCCTACGCGCTGGTGCGCAAAGAAAGTGCCGCGGTGCCACAGCGGCGCGGACAGATTTGCGTTGTCGGAGCGCGGGAGCACAACTTGAAAAACATTCACCTCGAGCTGCCCCGCGATCAATGGATCGTCATCACTGGCCTGAGTGGATCGGGAAAGTCGACCCTGGCCTTCGACATTCTCTATGCAGAGGGCCAACATCGGTACGTGGACAGCCTCTCCACGTACGCGCGCCAGTTTGTCGGCGTACTGCCGCGGCCCAATGTCGATCTTGTTACCGGCATTCCTCCAACCGTCGCCATCGAGCAGCGGCTCAGCCGGGGCGGGAAGTGGTCGACGGTGGCGACGATGACCGAAGTCTACCATTACCTGCGCCTCCTTTATGCCAAGCTGGGCGTGCAACATTGCGTGCAGTGCGAACGGCCTCTGTCGACCTTGAGCCGATCGCAAATCGAGTCACGTGTGCGCCAGTGGTTACGCTCTGGGCCTCTGACCTTGCTGGCCCCAGTGGTGCGGGGACGCAAGGGATCCTATCGCGCGTTGTTCACGAAAGCGCACCGCGCGGGCTTCTCACGCTATCGGGTGGACGGGCAGTGGATCGACTTTCGGCAGGTTCAGCCGCTCGAACGCTTTAAGGATCACGACATCGACATTGTGATTGCCGAGCTCGCTGGCAACGCCGTCCGGCAGGTGCACGACGCTGTGGAAACTGCCCTTCGGTACGGGGCAGGCACGTTGATTGCCGTGCGCGATGGCGCGGAGCATGTGCTCAGCGAGCACCTTTATTGTTCGGAATGTGGGCTGGGGTATGAGCCGCTCGACCCGCGCATGTTTTCCTTCAACAGCAAGCGGGGGGCTTGTCCGAAATGTTTTGGAGCAGGCAGCCTCGTGGACTTCGATCTGGAGCACGCCCTCCCCAGCGCGACGGCAGTGGGTGTGGCGTTGAAAAATCTGTTTCAGGAAACGGACGAGGCGTTATGGCGTGCCTGTCAGCGGTGGGGGCAGAAACATCGCGAGATTTGGCGGGCACCTGCGGGGCAACTGACGCGAGCGCAGTGGCGGGAGATTATGGGAGAGGGCGACGGTAGTTTGCTGGCGGTGTTGCGAACCTTCGCGGTCGCGAAGGGGGAGGAAAGCGATGTTCTGGCCGGCCTTTTGCGCGAGCGTCCGTGCAGCGAGTGTGGTGGGAGTCGCCTTCATGCGCGTGCCCGAGCGGTGCGCTGGCACGGGCAGGCGATCTGGGAATGGACAGCGCTGTCGGTGTCGGCCGCTCGTTCTGCGCTCGCGAGAATTCCGGTCGGTGCCCGCGAGCAGCAAATTGCGAGCGCCGCATTGAAGGAAATCTTCCCGCGTCTCGAGTTCCTGGCTGCGGTTGGCCTCGGCTACCTCACGTTGGACCGCAGTGCGGATACGCTTTCTGGGGGTGAAGCGCAGCGGATTCGACTGGCGGCGCAGTTGGGCTCAAATCTTCGTGGTGTCTGTTACATCCTCGACGAGCCCACCATTGGCTTGCATCCGGCGGACAACGACCGTTTGCTTGGTGCCTTGCGGCAGTTGCGGGACCGCGGCAACACCGTCATCGTGGTGGAGCACGACGAGGCGACCATCGAGGCCGCGGACTTGGTCGTGGATTTAGGCCCTGGCGCCGGGACCCACGGTGGGGAAGTGGTGGCCGTAGCACCGCCGACGCAACTGCGACGGATTCCCCAATCTCTGACAGGAAGATTCCTCGGCATGTCGCGCCGCCGCATCGGACCGGTCCGCGACGTCAGCGCTCTCCCGCGCATCCAAGTCCGCGGCGCGTCCGAGCACAACTTGCGGAACATCGATGTCGACATTCCGGTGGGTGCCTGGACTTGCGTGACAGGGGTATCCGGTTCCGGGAAGTCGACGCTGGTCCGTGACGTGTTGTACCGTGGGCTGCGGCGCCAGCTCGGCTTGGTTGCGGCACCGCCGGGTCGCTACCGGAAAATTGTCTGCGAGGGAATCACGCGCGTGGTCGAGGTCGACCAGACACCGATTGGCCGCACTCCACGGTCGATCCCCGCCTCGTACGTGGGCGTTTTCGATGCCATCCGCAAGTTGTTTGCCGGTACCCCCGACGCGCGTGTGCGTGGCTACACCGCAAGCCGCTTTAGCTTCAACGTGCCGGGCGGCCGGTGCGAGCAATGTGGCGGCCAAGGTCGCATCCGCATGCAAATGGCCTTCTTGCCCGATGTGTTTGTGACCTGCGACGGATGTGGCGGACAGCGGTACAACGAGGAAACGCTCGCCGTACGCTATCACGGCAAGACCATCGCCGATGTCTTGGCAATGACGATCGAGGACGCGGCGCAATTTTTCGCTGCGGTGCCAGGGATCAGTTCAACGTTGGCGCTCATGCGCGACTTGGGTCTCGGTTACCTGACCCTTGGCCAGGGCAGCAATACGGTTTCGGGAGGAGAGGCGCAGCGACTGAAGTTGGCTTATGAGCTGGCGAAGTCGAGCGTGGCGCCCACGCTCTACGTACTCGACGAGCCCACCACTGGGCTCCATTTTGCCGACATTGAACGCCTCATCGAGCTGCTGCACCGGCTGGTGGACCGGGGGCACACAGTGGTCACGATTGAGCACAACTTGGACATCGTGAAGGAAGCCGATTGGATCATCGACCTTGGCCCTGGTGGCGGCGATGCCGGCGGAGAGGTGGTTGCGATGGGAACAATTGCTGAGGTGTTGGACGTCGAACGTTCGGCGACCGCTCGTTACCTGCGCAACTTGTTGGCAAACGAACAGGCGCCAGTTGCGCGCGTTGCCTCCGAGTGA
- a CDS encoding ABC transporter substrate-binding protein, producing the protein MNVVRRRLWFVAGLTVSAVTVLSTFPATSALAQETPRQVIEQTADAVLAVLRDSSRTSEQKRQQIEEIASARFDFDTVSKLVLARNWKRLSPEQQSRFVKEFRKHLSLTYGRNVDQYNNERAEVVGERQEPDGDWTVKTRILRPQGGEPIAVDYRLRKLGNQWKVIDVIIEGTSLVANFRSQFQEIVSRDGPEKLIQLLEEKNARGEPIGQPPGTRS; encoded by the coding sequence ATGAACGTTGTGCGAAGGCGCTTGTGGTTCGTGGCCGGCCTAACCGTGTCTGCCGTTACGGTTCTGAGCACCTTCCCAGCAACCTCTGCTCTTGCCCAGGAAACGCCGCGGCAAGTGATCGAACAAACGGCCGACGCAGTGCTCGCCGTGCTTCGCGATTCGTCCCGGACCAGCGAGCAAAAGCGCCAGCAGATCGAAGAGATCGCCTCAGCGCGCTTCGATTTCGATACCGTTTCCAAGCTGGTCTTGGCGCGCAACTGGAAGCGGCTGTCGCCTGAACAGCAAAGCCGCTTTGTCAAGGAGTTCCGTAAACACCTCTCGCTCACCTATGGGCGCAACGTGGATCAATACAACAACGAGCGCGCGGAGGTCGTCGGGGAACGACAGGAGCCAGACGGCGATTGGACCGTCAAAACCCGCATCCTCCGACCGCAAGGAGGCGAACCGATCGCCGTAGACTACCGGCTGCGAAAGCTTGGCAACCAGTGGAAAGTCATCGATGTGATCATCGAGGGGACGAGCTTGGTGGCCAACTTTCGCTCACAGTTCCAGGAAATCGTGAGCCGTGACGGGCCGGAAAAACTCATCCAACTCCTGGAAGAGAAAAACGCGCGGGGAGAGCCGATCGGCCAGCCCCCGGGCACGCGAAGCTAG
- a CDS encoding VacJ family lipoprotein — MSLQARFICGLVIFCILAPRGAAWGQEADPWQGFNRAIFTFNDTLDSYVLEPIAKAWHRAIPDRVEQSIANVFQNAYTPIVAANNLLQAKPHDAAVDVARFIANTTFGVVGVFDVASQWGLDKHDEDFGQTLAVWGVPAGPYLVLPFIGPSTPRDALGYGVDSIATVYWFFADIRFTIGPQTVQVVNSRAQVLDAVRELKEASLDYYAAVRNAYLQRRARQIRNEREDSGPGEDFYRIEE; from the coding sequence ATGAGCCTTCAAGCTCGTTTTATTTGCGGACTGGTCATTTTTTGTATTCTCGCGCCCCGCGGCGCTGCCTGGGGACAGGAAGCCGACCCATGGCAAGGGTTCAATCGGGCGATTTTCACTTTTAACGATACGCTCGACAGCTACGTGCTCGAGCCAATCGCTAAGGCCTGGCATCGGGCGATTCCTGATCGCGTCGAGCAATCGATCGCCAACGTGTTTCAGAATGCCTACACGCCGATTGTGGCGGCGAACAATCTTCTGCAAGCGAAGCCGCACGACGCAGCCGTCGATGTTGCTCGCTTCATCGCAAACACAACCTTCGGCGTTGTCGGCGTGTTCGACGTGGCCAGCCAATGGGGTCTCGATAAGCACGACGAAGACTTCGGGCAAACTCTCGCCGTGTGGGGGGTTCCGGCCGGACCGTACCTGGTTCTCCCTTTCATCGGGCCTTCTACGCCGCGCGATGCGCTTGGTTACGGGGTGGATTCGATTGCGACGGTGTACTGGTTCTTTGCCGACATCCGCTTCACGATTGGTCCGCAAACCGTGCAAGTGGTGAACAGCCGCGCCCAGGTTCTGGATGCGGTGAGGGAGCTGAAAGAAGCTTCGCTGGACTACTATGCTGCAGTACGGAATGCCTACTTGCAGCGGCGCGCCCGCCAAATTCGAAACGAGCGGGAAGATTCGGGGCCAGGCGAAGATTTCTACCGGATCGAGGAGTGA
- the mlaD gene encoding outer membrane lipid asymmetry maintenance protein MlaD gives MNRSPRRDLIVGLFVLAGLAALAYLSMNVGGLTFHNQGGLTLYASFDEIGGLKPRAPVVIAGVKVGQVVDIILDNDYRARVRMDLRRELKLPVDTSASIVTAGLLGDQYISLQVGGEDRYLENGGVITITESALSLERLIGKFIYSLDRGGGNNANSRQGASGE, from the coding sequence ATGAATCGATCACCTCGCCGAGACCTCATTGTCGGTTTGTTTGTACTCGCCGGGCTTGCGGCGTTAGCGTACCTGTCAATGAACGTCGGTGGGCTGACCTTCCATAACCAAGGCGGCCTGACCCTGTATGCATCGTTCGACGAAATTGGTGGCCTGAAACCGCGAGCTCCGGTGGTCATCGCCGGCGTCAAAGTCGGGCAAGTCGTCGACATCATTTTGGATAACGATTATCGGGCGCGGGTCCGAATGGACCTACGCCGAGAGCTTAAGCTGCCCGTTGACACGAGTGCTTCGATCGTGACTGCCGGTCTGCTCGGCGACCAGTACATCTCTCTACAGGTCGGTGGCGAGGATCGTTACTTGGAAAACGGGGGCGTAATTACGATCACCGAGTCGGCGCTGAGCCTGGAACGTTTGATCGGCAAGTTCATTTACTCTTTGGATCGCGGCGGGGGAAACAACGCGAACTCGCGCCAAGGCGCAAGTGGTGAATGA
- a CDS encoding MlaE family lipid ABC transporter permease subunit has protein sequence MTRVIQDIGFATVRFVAELGRITWFAIDVTRAVVTPPPRVSAFMAELFNIGVLSLLIICVSGAAVGMVLGLQGYNTLVRFGAEESLGAVVGLSLIRELGPVLTALLTTGRAGSATTAEIGTMVATEQLDGLRMLAIDPVHLVVAPKTLAMIAAMPLLSALFIVCGLAGGYFVGVALMGVDAGNYISSLQNAVDFRDDVLGSILKAFIFGILVGLISTFRGYTCHPTSAGVSAATTSTVVVGSVSVLLFDYIITALWGV, from the coding sequence ATGACCAGGGTAATCCAGGACATTGGCTTTGCCACAGTTCGTTTTGTTGCGGAACTGGGGCGGATCACGTGGTTTGCCATCGATGTCACCCGTGCCGTGGTCACGCCACCGCCGCGTGTGTCCGCGTTTATGGCGGAGCTGTTCAACATCGGTGTGCTGTCGTTGCTAATTATTTGCGTGAGCGGTGCTGCCGTCGGCATGGTGCTGGGCTTGCAAGGTTACAACACCCTCGTTCGCTTCGGCGCAGAGGAATCGCTCGGGGCTGTTGTCGGCCTGAGCCTGATTCGCGAGCTTGGCCCAGTACTGACCGCACTTCTGACGACTGGCCGCGCCGGCTCAGCGACAACGGCAGAAATCGGCACAATGGTCGCTACCGAGCAACTGGATGGCTTGCGCATGCTGGCAATCGACCCCGTTCACCTGGTCGTTGCACCGAAGACACTCGCCATGATCGCTGCCATGCCGCTGCTCTCTGCCCTGTTCATCGTTTGCGGGCTCGCCGGCGGCTACTTCGTGGGCGTAGCACTCATGGGTGTGGACGCGGGGAACTATATTTCCAGTTTGCAGAACGCGGTGGATTTCCGCGACGACGTACTCGGAAGCATCCTGAAAGCGTTCATCTTCGGTATTCTCGTCGGTTTGATTTCCACATTCCGCGGCTACACCTGCCATCCCACTTCGGCAGGCGTGAGTGCCGCAACAACTTCCACGGTGGTGGTTGGATCGGTATCGGTGCTGTTGTTCGACTATATCATCACTGCATTGTGGGGCGTGTAA
- a CDS encoding ATP-binding cassette domain-containing protein has product MRFGTRAVLVDFSCEFPGGRISVVLGGSGAGKTTILRLIGGLIQPQAGRIWVAGTNVVGLSERELYRVRQYLGMMFQGGALLNSLSVYENLALPLREHTKLSEEEIADRVHSTLAAVGLRDVDHLLPGELSGGMVKRVALARAILRDPQILLCDEPFSGLDPISVKRIEALLRRINQERGITMIVSSHHIPSTMRMAHHVVLLWDHQAVQGPPQELANNPDPQIADFFNEEIHEEGVREPQHTPVQRW; this is encoded by the coding sequence ATGCGTTTCGGAACCCGCGCTGTGCTCGTCGACTTTTCCTGCGAGTTCCCTGGCGGTCGCATCTCCGTCGTTCTCGGAGGCAGTGGAGCGGGCAAGACCACGATTCTCCGACTGATCGGCGGACTTATTCAGCCCCAAGCCGGGCGCATTTGGGTGGCCGGCACCAACGTGGTGGGTTTGTCCGAGCGCGAGCTGTACAGAGTGCGACAATACCTGGGGATGATGTTTCAAGGCGGTGCTTTGTTGAACTCGCTCAGCGTATACGAGAACCTTGCCCTTCCTCTGCGCGAACACACGAAACTCAGCGAGGAAGAGATCGCCGATCGTGTGCACTCCACTCTGGCGGCCGTCGGCTTGCGCGACGTCGATCATCTCCTGCCCGGCGAACTGTCTGGCGGAATGGTCAAACGCGTTGCGCTCGCCCGCGCGATTTTGCGCGACCCGCAAATTCTCCTTTGCGACGAGCCCTTCTCCGGGCTCGATCCGATTTCCGTCAAGCGCATCGAGGCGCTGCTGCGCCGCATCAACCAAGAACGGGGCATCACGATGATCGTTTCCTCACACCATATCCCGTCCACGATGCGCATGGCGCACCATGTGGTCCTGCTGTGGGACCATCAAGCCGTGCAAGGGCCTCCACAAGAACTGGCCAACAACCCCGATCCACAAATTGCCGACTTCTTCAACGAGGAGATTCATGAAGAAGGGGTCCGTGAACCCCAACATACGCCAGTCCAACGGTGGTAA
- the nagA gene encoding N-acetylglucosamine-6-phosphate deacetylase: MHKVLIRRGRVLLPHGWRDQTDVRIEEGVIDRVDQDVAAPGARVIEAQGYLVVPGFVDLHLHGAFGLFCESGRSEQILDLSSKLPQFGVTGFLPTVATLPRRRLQAAVEAIAMAAGGEPGARILGIHLEGPFLNRHCAGAQNRRWMRPPDLAEFDDLVGRSSGLVKMITVAPELPGALPLIAAAAERGITVALGHSEASEELTLVAVDAGATHVTHLYNAMAPFHHREPGLVGVALSEPSLTVELIADGHHVRPRALELAWRARGGAGMVLVSDAVALGLPQGEYELLGKRCVVQNGAVRTAGGGALAGSALSLDQAVRNLFRWLPTIAPERVFEAAAVNPCRILGIDHAYGRIEAGYQADLVVLDQNYEVAYTIIGGRVVYERTGA, encoded by the coding sequence ATGCACAAGGTATTGATTCGTCGAGGGCGGGTGTTGCTTCCCCACGGTTGGCGCGACCAGACAGATGTGCGCATCGAGGAAGGCGTGATCGATCGTGTCGACCAAGACGTGGCAGCCCCTGGCGCCCGGGTGATTGAGGCACAAGGCTACCTCGTGGTTCCTGGATTTGTAGATTTACACCTGCACGGTGCCTTTGGCCTTTTTTGCGAGAGCGGACGGTCAGAGCAAATTCTCGACCTGTCGAGCAAACTCCCTCAATTCGGCGTGACCGGCTTCTTACCCACGGTCGCCACCTTGCCTCGGCGCCGCTTGCAAGCTGCCGTCGAAGCGATCGCCATGGCGGCCGGCGGTGAACCAGGAGCCCGCATCCTCGGCATCCACCTCGAAGGGCCTTTCCTCAATCGCCACTGCGCGGGCGCGCAGAATCGCCGCTGGATGCGACCACCGGACTTGGCGGAGTTCGATGACCTCGTCGGTCGGAGTAGCGGGTTGGTGAAAATGATCACCGTGGCGCCGGAACTTCCCGGCGCATTGCCGTTGATCGCCGCGGCCGCCGAGCGCGGGATTACCGTTGCGCTCGGCCACAGCGAAGCAAGCGAAGAACTGACGCTAGTAGCGGTCGATGCGGGCGCTACGCACGTGACACACTTGTACAATGCCATGGCCCCGTTTCACCACCGCGAGCCCGGTCTGGTCGGGGTGGCATTGAGTGAGCCATCGCTCACGGTCGAGCTGATTGCCGACGGTCACCATGTACGGCCGCGAGCTCTCGAACTGGCCTGGCGCGCACGCGGAGGTGCAGGCATGGTGCTCGTGAGCGATGCTGTCGCCCTGGGCTTGCCGCAGGGTGAATACGAACTCCTGGGCAAGCGCTGCGTCGTACAGAACGGCGCTGTAAGGACAGCCGGCGGCGGTGCCTTAGCGGGTAGCGCCCTATCGCTCGACCAAGCTGTGCGCAATCTGTTTCGCTGGCTTCCCACGATCGCCCCTGAGCGCGTGTTCGAGGCTGCAGCGGTAAACCCTTGCCGGATTCTCGGTATCGATCATGCCTACGGCCGTATCGAAGCTGGTTACCAGGCCGATCTAGTCGTTCTCGATCAGAATTACGAAGTCGCTTACACGATTATTGGGGGACGAGTCGTGTACGAACGCACCGGAGCGTGA